In Anomalospiza imberbis isolate Cuckoo-Finch-1a 21T00152 chromosome 10, ASM3175350v1, whole genome shotgun sequence, the following proteins share a genomic window:
- the DUSP28 gene encoding dual specificity phosphatase 28 — translation MLQLCQVTASLLLGTARAACDEELLAREGVTFCVNVTRQQPFPGLRRVRGIRVPVFDDPAEDLHRWFEPCGAAIEEAVRAGGKCLVYCKNGRSRSAAICTAYLMRHRQLPLKDAFEAVKTARPVAEPNAGFWSQLQRYEEELQIPKRSALLSKGLKNSDV, via the exons atgctccagctctgccaggtcACGGCCTCGCTGCTcctgggcacggccagggcAGCGTGCGACGAGGAGCTGCTGGCGCGGGAGGGGGTCACCTTCTGCGTGAATGTCACCCGGCAGCAGCCCTTCCCCGGGCTGCGGCGCGTCCGCGGCATCCGCGTGCCCGTGTTCGACGACCCGGCCGAGGACCTGCACCGCTGGTTCGAGCCCTGCGGCGCCGCCATCGAGGAGGCCGTGCGGGCCGGGGGGAAGTGCCTGGTGTACTGCAAGAACGGCCGCAGCCGCTCCGCTGCCATCTGCACGGCTTATCTGATGAGACACCGGCAGCTCCCGCTCAAGGACGCGTTTGAG GCTGTGAAAACTGCCAGACCCGTAGCAGAACCGAATGCAGGATTTTGGTCTCAGCTGCAGAGATATGAAGAAGAATTGCAGATACCAAAGCGGTCTGCTCTGCTGAGCAAAGGACTTAAAAATAGCGATGTGTGA
- the LOC137480267 gene encoding claudin-19-like isoform X1, producing the protein MASSCLQICALLLALAGFTTLLVTTMSSRWKVLDTTTELVTADWVSEGLWMDCAATAFGSVQCKKFLYMLSSDPHIQACRALMITSILLGFLAAVLSLLGMKCTNIGLSDEDGKMKFTVTGGFLFILGGLCSMVAISWYAAMVTAQFFNQLYAGTKYELGEALYLGWTGSILYILGGILLTCSCRGKEKQHYSPKKYAYSAAQAAPQPHMYPRSSGTVISNKEYV; encoded by the exons ATGGCATCATCCTGTCTACAGATTTGTGCATTGCTGCTGGCTTTAGCAGGATTCACTACATTACTTGTTACTACCATGTCCAGCAGATGGAAGGTTTTGGACACCACGACAGAGCTGGTTACTGCAGACTGGGTTTCTGAAGGTCTTTGGATGGACTGTGCAGCAACTGCTTTTGGATCAGTACAGTGCAAGAAATTTCTCTACATGCTGAGTTCAGACC CTCACATTCAGGCATGCCGTGCCCTGATGATTACTTCCATCCTTTTGGGATTCTTAGCTGCAGTACTCTCACTACTTGGTATGAAGTGCACAAACATTGGGTTGAGTGATGAAGATGGAAAAATGAAGTTTACTGTCACAGGaggatttctttttattttaggaG GTCTCTGCTCCATGGTGGCTATTTCTTGGTATGCTGCAATGGTTACTGCTCAGTTTTTTAACCAACTGTACGCTGGAACCAA GTATGAACTAGGAGAAGCTCTGTACTTAGGCTGGACAGGATCTATCCTTTATATACTTGGTGGGATCTTACTGACCTGCTCatgcagagggaaggaaaaacaacaTTACAG TCCCAAGAAGTATGCGTATTCagcagcccaggcagctcctcagCCACACATGTACCCCAGGAGCTCTGGAACGGTCATAAGCAACAAGGAGTACGTCTGA
- the LOC137480267 gene encoding claudin-15-like isoform X2, protein MTATLEIVGFLLCLGGLAVIGATLPNNYWKVSSIHGSVITTSTLFENLWKSCAEDSTGVSNCRDFDSMLALPAHIQACRALMITSILLGFLAAVLSLLGMKCTNIGLSDEDGKMKFTVTGGFLFILGGLCSMVAISWYAAMVTAQFFNQLYAGTKYELGEALYLGWTGSILYILGGILLTCSCRGKEKQHYSPKKYAYSAAQAAPQPHMYPRSSGTVISNKEYV, encoded by the exons ATGACTGCTACATTGGAAATTGTTGGCTTTCTTTTGTGCTTGGGTGGGTTGGCAGTTATTGGAgctactttgccaaataattACTGGAAAGTCTCCAGCATACATGGTTCTGTGATCACAACATCTACGTTGTTTGAAAACCTGTGGAAGAGCTGTGCAGAAGACAGCACTGGAGTATCCAACTGCAGGGATTTTGACTCTATGCTTGCATTGCCTG CTCACATTCAGGCATGCCGTGCCCTGATGATTACTTCCATCCTTTTGGGATTCTTAGCTGCAGTACTCTCACTACTTGGTATGAAGTGCACAAACATTGGGTTGAGTGATGAAGATGGAAAAATGAAGTTTACTGTCACAGGaggatttctttttattttaggaG GTCTCTGCTCCATGGTGGCTATTTCTTGGTATGCTGCAATGGTTACTGCTCAGTTTTTTAACCAACTGTACGCTGGAACCAA GTATGAACTAGGAGAAGCTCTGTACTTAGGCTGGACAGGATCTATCCTTTATATACTTGGTGGGATCTTACTGACCTGCTCatgcagagggaaggaaaaacaacaTTACAG TCCCAAGAAGTATGCGTATTCagcagcccaggcagctcctcagCCACACATGTACCCCAGGAGCTCTGGAACGGTCATAAGCAACAAGGAGTACGTCTGA